A DNA window from Microbacterium sp. CGR2 contains the following coding sequences:
- a CDS encoding FAD-binding oxidoreductase, translated as MISTSNSWFTGRLVRARALTSSARSLTFAVPGWPGNAAGQHVDVRLSAPDGYQAVRSYSVASVGAGDEIELAVDRLPDGEVSPFLVDEIEIGDAVEIRGPVGGWFVWRPEQTPPVQLIAGGSGVVPLVAMMRAHAESGSTVPMQLLYSLRTPEDAFFADELSESSGAMRTVWHYTRTASPAEKRPPGRLMRTDLERDTIAPELSPLIYICGSTGFVETVTRALLELGHRADSIRTERFGGI; from the coding sequence GTGATCAGCACGAGCAACAGCTGGTTCACCGGGCGTCTCGTGCGAGCGCGTGCTCTCACATCCTCTGCACGGAGCCTGACCTTCGCCGTGCCCGGCTGGCCGGGGAACGCGGCCGGGCAGCATGTCGACGTCCGACTCAGCGCGCCCGACGGCTATCAGGCGGTGCGTTCGTATTCGGTCGCGAGCGTCGGTGCGGGTGACGAGATCGAGCTCGCGGTCGATCGTCTTCCGGATGGCGAGGTGTCTCCCTTCCTGGTCGATGAGATCGAGATCGGTGACGCCGTCGAGATCAGGGGCCCGGTCGGTGGATGGTTCGTCTGGCGACCGGAACAGACCCCGCCCGTGCAGCTCATCGCCGGCGGCTCGGGAGTGGTGCCGCTCGTGGCGATGATGCGTGCGCATGCGGAGTCGGGAAGCACGGTGCCGATGCAGCTGCTCTACTCGCTGCGAACACCGGAGGATGCGTTCTTCGCTGATGAGCTGTCGGAGTCGTCGGGAGCGATGCGGACCGTCTGGCATTACACCCGGACGGCGTCGCCGGCAGAGAAACGTCCGCCGGGCAGACTGATGCGGACGGATCTCGAGCGCGACACGATCGCACCTGAGCTTTCGCCGCTGATCTACATCTGCGGGTCCACCGGCTTCGTCGAGACCGTCACGCGGGCGCTCCTGGAGCTCGGGCATCGGGCCGACAGCATCCGCACCGAGCGATTCGGAGGCATCTGA